From Mercenaria mercenaria strain notata chromosome 17, MADL_Memer_1, whole genome shotgun sequence, the proteins below share one genomic window:
- the LOC123536094 gene encoding alpha-2C adrenergic receptor-like, giving the protein MNERSTFTMNVTFDMDENQTQLAREDSFYYGHNIGIVLLAVMISSLSFVGILGNIPVLIVFCRRKERKASNTFIKVLAFLDLLVCAFVMPYSIVYEYHLVTSDIVCRIFEFLIHFCIAASNITLGAIATERYIAVCQISKRINVRIINRGVYGILLMGVLIAAPSVGTFAVVKDADVKDVPCSFPHENTNGYFCHFTYTIMGHDIVRAYQVFQMCLFFILLVAIIVLYSIVYGVLWKKTQIRKSLTRRRESCAVSLSERQIVPIIESDSLIKNNDHNQVNHTKDVYCQIGPTVCNASNTYTSTYLNNHIETPPKNNGIECSTNELHRNTLPHRTDSKVTFQNSLEKIEISDNQIQDTEDEQICKIESENRSRQNSSVPAIEKVKPRRSYHRRTAKMLFLCTVIYFVTWLPFWFDIFGVTNSRLLRYVFFIAHATNPIVYGIVNRQVRRAFKRLLFDCLKTWCYDSSNLEGPSNTENASFSGTSI; this is encoded by the coding sequence ATGAACGAAAGAAGTACGTTTACAATGAATGTCACATTTGACATGGACGAAAATCAAACGCAGTTAGCCAGAGAGGACAGTTTTTATTATGGTCACAATATTGGAATAGTTCTGCTTGCGGTAATGATATCCTCATTGTCTTTCGTTGGAATTCTGGGTAATATTCCTGTTCTCATTGTCTTCTGCAGGCGCAAAGAAAGAAAAGCGAGTAACACGTTTATTAAAGTTCTAGCCTTTCTTGATTTATTGGTTTGCGCGTTTGTGATGCCTTACTCAATTGTGTACGAGTATCATTTAGTGACGTCAGATATCGTCTGCAGAATATTTGAAttccttattcatttttgtatagCGGCTTCAAATATTACACTAGGAGCTATCGCAACAGAGAGATATATTGCAGTTTGTCAAATTAGTAAACGGATAAACGTAAGAATTATTAACCGTGGAGTGTATGGAATTCTGTTGATGGGGGTTCTTATAGCCGCGCCATCTGTCGGTACATTTGCTGTCGTCAAGGACGCGGATGTAAAGGATGTTCCTTGCTCATTCCCACACGAGAACACAAATggatatttttgtcattttacgTACACTATAATGGGACATGACATTGTAAGGGCCTATCAAGTATTTCAGATGTGTCTGTTCTTTATACTGTTGGTAGCGATTATTGTTTTGTATTCAATCGTCTACGGTGTGCTATGGAAGAAAACTCAAATAAGAAAATCGTTGACAAGGCGCCGAGAAAGCTGTGCTGTTTCTCTTTCTGAAAGACAAATAGTTCCTATTATAGAAAGTGATTCGTTGATCAAAAACAATGATCACAATCAAGTCAACCATACAAAAGACGTTTATTGCCAGATAGGTCCTACAGTATGTAATGCTTCTAATACATATACATCGACATATTTAAATAATCACATAGAAACCCCACCAAAGAATAATGGAATAGAATGTTCCACAAATGAGCTACACCGGAATACCTTGCCGCATCGAACAGATTCCAAAGTTACATTCCAAAACTCTCTAGAGAAAATCGAAATTAGTGATAATCAAATACAGGACACCGAAGATGAACAAATTTGCAAAATTGAATCTGAAAATAGATCGAGGCAAAACTCTAGTGTTCCAGCAATTGAAAAGGTGAAACCAAGACGGTCCTACCACAGACGAACGGCGAAAATGTTGTTTCTTTGCACAGTGATATATTTCGTAACTTGGCTGCCGTTTTGGTTTGATATATTTGGTGTGACGAATTCTAGATTGTTACGATATGTGTTTTTCATTGCACATGCGACAAATCCAATAGTTTACGGAATAGTAAATAGACAAGTTAGGAGAGCATTTAAGCGACTACTTTTCGACTGTCTAAAGACATGGTGTTACGACAGCAGTAATCTAGAGGGACCATCAAATACAGAAAACGCCTCTTTTTCAGGAACTAGTATTTGA